A genomic region of Daphnia carinata strain CSIRO-1 chromosome 5, CSIRO_AGI_Dcar_HiC_V3, whole genome shotgun sequence contains the following coding sequences:
- the LOC130696544 gene encoding adhesive plaque matrix protein-like, whose product MIVVKSLVFSVLLLGILGVAEVASTRRGKGRRLQQRPLAPAYQNNPIPVAQPQGPSYRSLPSGYPTPQALQQPARPIAPRPGLVVFGVGPNSLQIPNHYSSYAAAPQQTKPAVPGPAYASPTPMATQTPPRIQPATSTYAQPAYNQQNVEQTKYNSQPIQPAYPAPSPQYGNKIPAAQSGNYQQPSAQVVAVPASVPVPKLPESVPFYVAPAKSTVYGSAYGDNSASYPTSDSYTRGEASKPVESVPASYQSPSKKPQENYGTTATTSYNSKPTATYTGTKAEQSTEAYGKKTTQVKESQSYSSTPSPKVKYSTEASYSTTESKPTSGSYDKHSYSEKSKAGKDQYKKPVHPTSQSYKETESLSYGEKKKEIDSSSLPYSKVEAKPVSQSSKQDEYKESKQEDSKAKAPAYPTADSHKKGEYQKDQKEEVSVYSPSISSTKSETINKGKSYQSHTQTEKSYANKDKQQTPAYSTTQSYKDKPQTPAYSTTQSYKEEDAKSYGEQKKKVEEPSLSYSAVESKPVIESSKQNAYQTSTEGKAKVPTYSASNDDKKVESVKEVKDYKKQESTSYENKPVSDSYTKHSASYVEESQYPKLVVSTSAPYKKDDSNSDYKQKHYGAEPSSSKAAAVPTYEKYPSTSSVTQEPSKYHESNSKTYESKYPSVSPATKAPVKEVNTYSKPTSDESKSYSSPAYSTTSSPSYSTGYTTTTKASTISYEDKPKAYYTTTAKYKENSTSAKVVTQQPPAYKSTVEYAPAATTSTQKEDYRDQYSSKKDTSTKAPVVIEKSYATPTTTAKYNAKANDRVYVVSEQDEIVETYQTKEPVSSYPSYPNPSVDEKLSSAKQVVNQYDPSGRGYNSASSSTSNKSSYEGRPASSSAADLPAYNRKPTKEADILTTSVEGAKDSGKYGHDGVDGDYSAIPGKPEIDYPIYSELPNNKFNCSEQQLPGYYADTSARCQVFHICLGDRQWSFLCPNGTIFSQQHFVCVWWYEFDCSKAPALYEFNEKLFVIPSTQQALDYEGEQRAKAVATETLEETGKRYDPLSNKKETTSGAY is encoded by the exons ATGATCGTAGTGAAGTCATTGGTTTTCTCCGTTTTGCTCTTGG GAATACTTGGAGTTGCAGAGGTAGCTTCAACC AGAAGAGGGAAAGGTCGTCGTTTACAGCAAAGACCATTGGCTCCTGCCTATCAGAACAACCCTATCCCAGTTGCACAACCACAAGGTCCGTCTTATCGCAGCCTTCCAAGCGGTTATCCGACACCTCAAGCATTACAACAACCTGCCCGTCCTATTGCGCCGAGGCCTGGACTAGTTGTGTTTGGTGTTGGACCAAACTCCCTTCAAATTCCGAATCACTACTCCAGTTATGCTGCGGCCCCTCAACAAACTAAACCAGCTGTTCCTGGGCCAGCGTACGCGTCACCAACTCCAATGGCGACCCAAACTCCACCTAGGATCCAGCCGGCTACATCTACTTACGCACAACCAGCCTACAATCAACAAAACGTTGAACAAACGAAGTACAATTCCCAACCGATTCAACCGGCTTACCCTGCTCCATCCCCACAGTATGGAAACAAGATTCCAGCAGCCCAGTCAGGAAACTATCAACAACCCAGCGCGCAAGTGGTGGCTGTTCCAGCATCTGTCCCTGTCCCTAAATTGCCAGAGAGCGTCCCATTCTACGTGGCTCCAGCAAAGTCCACCGTTTACGGATCAGCCTACGGAGATAATTCGGCAAGCTATCCCACATCAGACTCTTACACAAGGGGAGAAGCTTCAAAGCCAGTAGAATCCGTTCCGGCATCGTACCAATCCCCGTCCAAAAAGCCGCAGGAAAATTACGGAACTACTGCAACGACTTCATACAATTCAAAGCCTACCGCAACCTACACTGGAACGAAAGCAGAGCAATCAACGGAGGCTTATGGGAAGAAAACCACACAAGTAAAGGAAAGTCAATCTTATTCCTCAACCCCATCGCCCAAAGTTAAGTATTCTACGGAAGCTTCCTATTCCACTACTGAATCCAAACCAACAAGTGGTTCCTACGACAAACATTCTTACTCAGAAAAATCTAAGGCCGGCAAGGATCAGTACAAGAAACCCGTTCATCCAACTTCGCAATCCTATAAGGAAACAGAGTCTCTGTCGTATggcgaaaagaagaaagaaattgattctTCATCTCTTCCTTATTCCAAAGTGGAAGCGAAGCCGGTGAGCCAATCTTCTAAGCAAGATGAGTACAAGGAGTCAAAGCAAGAAGATAGTAAAGCGAAGGCCCCTGCTTATCCTACAGCCGATTCCCATAAAAAAGGAGAGTACCAAAAAGATCAAAAGGAAGAAGTATCAGTCTACTCGCCGTCCATCTCTTCCACTAAATCGGAAACCATAAACAAGGGCAAGTCTTACCAGTCTCATACACAAACTGAGAAATCTTATGCCAACAAAGATAAACAGCAGACTCCAGCTTACTCAACCACGCAATCCTACAAAGATAAGCCGCAGACTCCAGCTTACTCAACAACGCAATCCTATAAGGAAGAGGATGCTAAGTCGTACGGCgaacagaagaagaaagtggAAGAGCCAAGCCTTTCTTATTCCGCAGTGGAATCCAAACCTGTCATTGAATCTTCAAAGCAAAATGCATACCAAACATCAACAGAAGGCAAGGCAAAGGTTCCTACTTATTCCGCATCCAACGATGACAAGAAAGTAGAGTCAGTAAAAGAGGTCAAGGATTACAAAAAGCAAGAATCCACCTCTTATGAAAACAAACCTGTTAGTGACTCTTACACGAAACATTCAGCTTCCTACGTAGAAGAGAGTCAGTACCCAAAACTAGTTGTTTCCACTTCAGCGCCTTACAAGAAAGACGATTCGAATTCTGACTACAAACAGAAACATTATGGAGCTGAGCCTAGTTCGTCAAAAGCTGCAGCTGTTCCAACTTACGAAAAGTACCCAAGCACTTCGTCAGTTACACAAGAGCCATCCAAGTATCACGAGTCAAACTCAAAGACGTACGAATCCAAGTATCCGTCTGTTTCTCCAGCGACCAAGGCTCCAGTTAAAGAAGTAAATACCTATTCCAAACCAACGTCTGATGAATCAAAAAGTTACAGTTCGCCAGCGTATTCCACAACATCATCTCCATCATATTCAACAGGCTACACGACCACTACTAAAGCATCCACAATCTCTTACGAAGACAAACCAAAGGCATACTACACCACTACAGCCAAATATAAAGAGAACTCCACGTCTGCGAAAGTGGTAACACAGCAACCTCCTGCATACAAAAGTACAGTCGAGTACGCACCAGCTGCGACCACATCGACCCAAAAAGAAGACTATAGGGACCAATACTCTTCGAAGAAGGATACAAGCACAAAGGCACCTGTTGTAATTGAAAAATCTTACGCAACTCCAACCACAACGGCAAAGTACAATGCGAAGGCAAATGATCGAGTTTACGTTGTATCCGAGCAAGATGAAATCGTAGAAACTTACCAGACGAAAGAGCCTGTGTCATCCTATCCGTCTTACCCCAATCCATCGGTAGATGAAAAATTGTCATCCGCCAAACAAGTTGTGAATCAATATGATCCAAGCGGTCGTGGCTACAATAGCGCATCATCTAGCACATCAAACAAGTCAAGCTACGAAGGTCGACCTGCTTCTTCATCCGCCGCTGATCTTCCGGCGTATAACCGTAAGCCAACCAAAGAGGCCGATATCCTCACCACCTCAGTAGAAGGTGCAAAGGACTCCGGCAAGTACGGTCATGATGGCGTTGACGGTGACTACTCTGCCATTCCAGGAAAACCTGAAATTGATTATCCCATATATTCAGAGCTGCCGAATAACAAGTTTAACTGTTCCGAACAACAACTTCCAGGATATTATGCCGATACATCTGCTCGTTGTCAAGTGTTTCACATTTGTTTGGGTGATCGTCAATGGAGCTTCCTCTGCCCTAATGGAACGATATTTAGCCAACAGCATTTTGTCTGCGTCTGGTGGTACGAATTCGACTGCTCGAAAGCACCAGCTCTTTATGAATTCAACGAGAAATTGTTTGTCATTCCATCGACGCAACAAGCCCTCGATTACGAAGGTGAGCAACGCGCAAAGGCTGTAGCCACTGAAACTTTGGAAGAAACAGGTAAACGGTACGATCCATTAAGTAACAAGAAGGAAACAACTTCAGGCGCTTACTAA
- the LOC130696696 gene encoding adhesive plaque matrix protein-like — MIIAKKSLIFSVLLVGILGVTEVVSIKKGKGRRLQQRPFAPAYHNVPFSQPRIPSYHTIPSSYPTPPALRQPPARPVAPRPGIVVFGVGPQSLQIPNHYSNYAPAPQQTKPIVPAPAYAPAPQQTKPIVPAPAYAPAPQQTKPIVPTPAYAPPTAVVTRTPPRNQPAISNYAPPVHYQQTVEQTRYHSQPIQPTYPVQSPQYGNRYPVAQPGNYQQPSAQVVAVSAPIPVTKQQVSIPTYVAPAKSTVYGSAYVDNSASYHASDSYTRGEASKPVESIPASYQSPAKHPQENYGTAPTVSYISNPTAIYTETKAKQSIGAYAIETPKIKESQSSYSTPAPNVKYSTEVPYSTIESKPTSGSYDKHSNSEKSKADKDQYKKPVYPASQSYKETESLSHGEKKKEIDSSSLPYSKVEAKPVSQPSKQDEYKVSKQEDSKLKAPAYSIAESHKKAEYKEEKKEQVSVYAKSETASKDQSYQSHTQTEKTYDNKDKPQTSAYPTSQTYKEEDSKSYGEQKKKVEESSLSYSAVESKPEIESSKQNAYQSSTEDKVKVSSYPTSQKYKEVESPKEVQDYKEQDHAVYQPTSASESYVKNSDSYKEEKQPKKPAAPTHSYKTVESQSKPEDDKKHYKAEHIPSKPASVPSYKTYPSIATVTQEPSKYHESKTYEPNYPSGYPAPNAPVKEVNSYSKPNLDETNLPSHQYSTSYATTTKVPIIQSEDKVKVSPSQDYKEVESQKDIQHYKKQESAVYDHKPVSDSYTKHSAAYVEESQPQKPVISATPSYKKDDSALKTEYKQKHYEAEYSSSKPASVSTYDKPISTLLVTEETSKYHETYPKAYETKDLSVSQAPKSSLKEVNTYSKQKSEGESNRYSLPVYSTTTSRPLHHYSTESTATRKVPTIPIEDKVKVPAYTPFKNNKEVETLKEVQDYKKQEAAAYEHKPVGNSYIQHSASYVEESQHPKLAVSTSVSHNKDESQPSSEYKQTHYEAEYSPSKAAPVPTYEKYPSTSAVTQEPSKYNESNSKDYESKYPSVSPVNKSPVQEVNTSSKPTSDESKHHNLHAYSTTTSFPSYHHSTGYTTTTKAPAISYEDKPKTYYTTTPKYQEYSTSAKVVTYNPPAYKSTVEYAPVATTPRQNEDYREQYSSEKDTHTKAGAPVAVETSYGTPTPTANYNVKANDRVYVVAEPDNTAETYQKKEPVPSYPSYPNPSVDEKLSSDKQVVNQYGPSDRGYNSESSDTANKPSYEGRSASSSASDLPTYNRKPIKEADSLTSTVEGAKNSGSYSHDGVKGDYSAIPGKPEIDYPIYSELPNNKFNCSEQQLPGYYADTSARCQVFHICLGDRQWSFLCPNGTIFSQQHFVCVWWYDFDCSKAPALFELNEKLFIIPLAKQALDYGAEQRTKPSNSENSEGTGKQYDELTNQKERPFSPGSY; from the exons atgatcatAGCGAAAAAATCTTTGATTTTCTCCGTCTTACTCGTGG gaatACTTGGAGTCACAGAAGTTGTTTCAATC aaaaaaggaaaaggtcgCCGTTTACAGCAAAGACCTTTCGCTCCTGCCTACCACAATGTCCCATTTTCACAGCCACGTATTCCATCTTATCACACTATCCCAAGCAGTTATCCGACACCTCCGGCATTACGACAGCCACCTGCGCGTCCTGTAGCTCCAAGGCCTGGAATAGTCGTGTTTGGTGTTGGGCCACAATCTCTTCAAATCCCGAATCACTACTCCAATTATGCTCCAGCTCCTCAACAAACCAAACCAATCGTTCCTGCGCCAGCATACGCTCCAGCCCCTCAACAAACCAAACCAATCGTTCCTGCGCCAGCATACGCTCCAGCCCCTCAACAAACTAAACCAATCGTTCCTACGCCAGCATACGCTCCACCAACTGCAGTGGTGACCAGGACTCCACCTAGAAATCAGCCTGCCATATCGAATTATGCGCCACCAGTCCACTATCAACAAACCGTTGAACAGACAAGATACCATTCCCAACCAATTCAGCCAACTTACCCTGTTCAATCCCCACAGTATGGAAACAGGTATCCGGTAGCCCAACCAGGGAACTATCAACAACCCAGTGCGCAAGTGGTGGCTGTTTCAGCACCAATCCCTGTCACCAAGCAACAAGTGAGCATTCCAACCTACGTTGCTCCAGCCAAGTCTACCGTTTATGGATCAGCCTACGTAGATAATTCGGCAAGCTATCACGCTTCAGACTCTTACACAAGAGGAGAAGCTTCAAAGCCAGTAGAATCCATTCCGGCATCGTACCAATCACCAGCCAAGCACCCGCAGGAAAATTACGGAACTGCGCCAACGGTATCATACATTTCAAACCCTACCGCAATCTATACCGAAACGAAAGCAAAGCAATCAATTGGGGCTTATGCGATTGAAACCccaaaaataaaggaaagtCAATCTTCTTATTCGACTCCTGCACCCAATGTGAAGTATTCTACGGAAGTTCCCTATTCCACTATTGAATCCAAACCAACAAGTGGTTCCTACGACAAACATTCTAACTCAGAAAAATCTAAGGCAGACAAGGATCAGTACAAGAAACCCGTTTATCCAGCTTCGCAATCCTATAAGGAAACAGAGTCTCTGTCGCATggcgaaaagaagaaagaaattgattctTCATCTCTTCCTTATTCCAAAGTGGAAGCGAAGCCGGTGAGCCAACCTTCTAAGCAGGATGAGTACAAGGTATCAAAGCAAGAAGATAGCAAACTGAAGGCACCTGCTTACTCTATAGCCGAATCCCACAAAAAAGCAGAGTataaagaagagaagaaagaacaagtATCAGTGTACGCTAAATCGGAAACCGCAAGCAAGGACCAATCGTACCAGTCGCATACACAAACTGAGAAAACTTACGACAATAAAGATAAGCCGCAGACTTCGGCTTACCCAACCTCGCAAACCTACAAGGAAGAGGATTCTAAGTCGTACGgcgaacagaaaaagaaagtggaaGAGTCAAGTCTTTCTTATTCCGCAGTGGAATCCAAACCTGAGATTGAATCTTCCAAGCAAAACGCATACCAATCATCAACCGAGGACAAGGTAAAGGTATCTTCTTACCCTACATCCCAGAAGTACAAGGAAGTAGAATCACCAAAAGAAGTCCAGGATTATAAGGAACAAGATCATGCAGTTTACCAACCAACATCCGCAAGCGAATCTTATGTGAAAAACTCAGATTCGtacaaggaagaaaaacaacccAAGAAACCAGCCGCTCCTACACACTCCTACAAGACGGTCGAATCCCAATCAAAACCTGAGGACGACAAGAAACATTATAAAGCGGAACATATCCCATCAAAACCAGCATCGGTTCCATCTTACAAAACGTATCCTAGCATTGCGACAGTTACACAAGAGCCATCCAAGTATCACGAGTCTAAGACGTACGAGCCAAATTATCCTTCTGGTTATCCAGCCCCGAATGCACCAGTAAAAGAAGTCAATTCCTATTCCAAACCTAACTTAGATGAAACAAACCTTCCGTCGCATCAGTATTCTACGAGTTACGCAACCACCACGAAAGTCCCGATCATTCAGAGCGAAGACAAGGTGAAGGTTTCTCCATCCCAAGATTACAAGGAAGTGGAGTCGCAAAAAGATATCCAGCATTACAAGAAGCAAGAATCCGCCGTTTACGACCACAAACCCGTAAGTGACTCTTACACGAAACATTCAGCCGCTTACGTAGAAGAGAGTCAGCCTCAAAAACCAGTTATTTCAGCTACGCCATCTTATAAGAAAGACGATTCTGCGCTTAAAACCGAGTACAAACAGAAACATTATGAAGCTGAGTATAGTTCGTCAAAACCTGCGTCTGTTTCGACGTATGACAAGCCCATCAGCACTTTGCTCGTTACGGAGGAAACATCAAAGTACCATGAGACGTACCCAAAGGCGTACGAAACAAAGGATCTATCTGTTTCTCAAGCACCGAAGTCTTCATTGAAAGAAGTTAACACCTATTCCAAGCAAAAGTCCGAGGGTGAATCAAACCGTTACAGTTTGCCCGTCTATTCTACGACGACTTCTCGGCCGTTACATCACTATTCCACGGAATCCACAGCTACCAGGAAAGTCCCCACAATTCCGATCGAAGACAAAGTTAAGGTTCCTGCTTATACTCCATTTAAGAACAACAAGGAAGTAGAGACACTAAAGGAGGTCCAGGATTACAAGAAGCAAGAAGCTGCCGCTTACGAACACAAACCTGTTGGTAACTCTTACATACAACATTCAGCTTCGTACGTAGAAGAAAGTCAGCACCCAAAACTAGCTGTTTCTACTTCAGTATCACACAACAAAGACGAATCTCAACCAAGTTCTGAGTACAAACAGACACATTATGAAGCGGAGTACAGTCCGTCAAAAGCTGCGCCTGTTCCAACTTACGAAAAGTACCCCAGCACTTCTGCAGTTACACAAGAGCCATCCAAGTATAATGAGTCAAACTCGAAGGATTACGAATCAAAGTATCCGTCTGTTTCTCCAGTGAACAAATCTCCAGTACAAGAAGTAAATACCTCATCTAAACCAACGTCAGATGAATCAAAACATCACAATTTACATGCCTATTCCACAACGACTTCGTTCCCTTCGTATCACCATTCAACGGGCTACACTACCACCACTAAAGCCCCTGCAATTTCTTACGAAGACAAACCGAAGACGTACTACACTACTACACCCAAATATCAAGAGTACTCCACGTCTGCGAAAGTTGTAACATACAACCCTCCAGCATACAAAAGTACAGTCGAGTACGCACCAGTTGCGACTACTCCAAGGCAAAACGAAGATTATAGGGAACAATACTCTTCGGAgaaggacacacacacaaaggcAGGCGCACCTGTTGCAGTTGAAACATCTTACGGAACTCCAACCCCAACGGCAAATTACAATGTGAAGGCAAATGATCGAGTTTACGTTGTAGCCGAGCCAGATAACACCGCAGAAACTTACCAGAAGAAAGAGCCTGTGCCATCCTATCCGTCTTACCCCAATCCATCGGTGGATGAAAAATTGTCATCCGATAAACAAGTTGTGAATCAATACGGCCCAAGCGATCGTGGCTATAATAGCGAGTCATCCGACACAGCAAACAAGCCAAGCTACGAAGGTCGATCTGCTTCTTCATCCGCCTCTGATCTTCCGACATATAACCGTAAACCCATCAAAGAAGCCGATTCACTTACCAGCACAGTAGAAGGGGCAAAGAACTCCGGCAGTTACAGCCACGATGGCGTTAAGGGTGACTACTCTGCCATTCCAGGAAAACCTGAAATTGATTATCCCATTTATTCAGAGCTTCCCAATAACAAGTTTAACTGTTCTGAACAACAACTACCTGGGTATTATGCTGATACATCTGCCCGTTGTCAAGTGTTTCACATTTGTTTGGGTGATCGTCAATGGAGCTTCCTCTGCCCTAATGGAACGATCTTTAGCCAACAGCACTTTGTTTGTGTCTGGTGGTACGACTTCGACTGCTCAAAAGCACCAGCTCTTTTTGAACTCAACGAGAAATTGTTTATCATTCCTTTGGCGAAACAAGCCCTTGATTACGGAGCTGAACAGCGCACAAAACCTTCAAACAGTGAAAATTCGGAAGGAACAGGTAAACAGTACGACGAACTCActaaccaaaaagaaagaccGTTCTCACCAGGCTCGTATTAA
- the LOC130697047 gene encoding GDP-fucose protein O-fucosyltransferase 2-like, whose product MIIPVRLHISFVALVVFNVVKLQASQVCDRGVVPGRNYLMYDLNPAEGFNLRRDVYIRIAVFVKKLQQHGDWVLVLPPWGPLPHWKSKDIGEQLKLPWKKFFNVESLVKYVTVKELSDLLSEKKTLQINKLIYLQHFQDGWNDGKWEEKYKFEKCIQKPPYWETKSGVIKGWFWGHENIEAQNVSCLSFQGHYEKLLPILSKDSKSAGKMVMIDRGEIPLHDDYGGVDYWKARRSMRYSDHLYSLANQFRREFLQSDDESDATLLPSDWRDESVDLKAKGGNYVCGHLRRQDFLYGRANDVPSLEFAAKQLEKIALLLDLQTIFVASDGTNQEMEKLRSYLSPKFRLVLYLPSFETRKEILDGGVAIVEQIICSRARHFIGSFESTFSFRIQEEREILGFPSNSTFNRFCADGSNSCEQPAKWKKVM is encoded by the exons ATGATAATACCAGTGCGTTTGCACATTAGTTTTGTTGCGCTGGTTGTATTTAATGTCGTAAAATTACAGGCTTCGCAAGTATGCGATCGTGGAGTAGTCCCTGGCCGGAA TTACTTGATGTACGATTTGAATCCTGCCGAAGGATTTAATTTACGTCGTGATGTTTACATACGGATAGCAGTATTCGTAAAAAAGCTCCAGCAGCATGGGGACTGGGTTTTG GTGTTACCACCGTGGGGTCCACTCCCTCATTGGAAATCTAAAGACATTGGAGAACAGCTCAAACTTCCATGGAAAAAGTTCTTTAATGTGGAGAGCCTTGTCAAGTATGTAACTGTTAAGGAGCTTTCCGATCTATTATCTG aaaaaaagacattgcAGATCAACAAGCTCATCTATTTGCAACATTTTCAGGATGGCTGGAATGATGGgaaatgggaagaaaaatacaagttcGAAAAATGCATACAAAAACCACCCTACTG GGAGACAAAGAGTGGGGTGATAAAGGGCTGGTTCTGGGGGCATGAAAATATTGAGGCCCAAAATGTCAGCTGCCTTTCGTTCCAAGGCCACTATGAGAAACTTTTGCCAATACTCTCAAAGGATTCCAAATCAGCTGGAAAAATGGTTATGATTGACAGAGGGGAGATTCCTCTACATGATGACTATGGAGGCGTCGATTATTGGAAG GCTCGAAGGAGTATGCGATATTCAGATCATCTTTATTCCTTGGCCAATCAATTCCGACGTGAATTCCTTCAATCCGATGATGAAAGTGACGCTACGTTGCTTCCGAGTGATTGGAGAGATGAAAGTGTCGACCTTAAAGCGAAAGGTGGAAACTACGTGTGTGGGCATTTGAGGAGACAAGATTTTCTTTACGGGAGAGCCAACGATGTTCCCTCATTAGAATTCGCCGCAAAGCAGCTAGAAAAAATTGCCCTACTTCTAGATCTTCAAACTATATTCGTCGCCAGTGATGGAACTAATCAAG aaatggaaaaattgcGAAGCTACTTGTCTCCCAAGTTTCGATTGGTTCTTTATTTGCCCAGTTTTGAAACCCGCAAGGAGATCCTTGACGGAGGAGTAGCCATCGTTGAACAAATCATTTGCTCCAGAGCGAGGCATTTTATTGGGTCGTTTGAATCGACGTTTTCGTTCCGCATACAAGAGGAGCGAGAAATATTGGGTTTCCCATCCAATTCGACATTCAACCGCTTTTGTGCTGATGGCAGTAATTCTTGTGAACAGCCAGCCAAGTGGAAAAAAGTTATGTGA